The Alosa sapidissima isolate fAloSap1 chromosome 5, fAloSap1.pri, whole genome shotgun sequence genome has a window encoding:
- the LOC121709146 gene encoding TOG array regulator of axonemal microtubules protein 1-like isoform X2 has translation MDFQKEFGKLHAENEEMKTMMLQLLILRQEQNQNTICTACPHLLTLPHDSTTRLGPPQPLHASAAPGQRKLLAPIPPASPHHQLQRSVRSTLRPLSAQQRERQARKELLQEVLELAEEIKLASLNDAKASDQTGCSVGSLSPRRTPPAPRTLPFLNSPIAPAIPAPPKTTSHRQFQSRLPRLKNTISLNGVTAVTEQKSVESLAGRQEETREHKEVKKRKVTEARHTSKTQPAKNLPELAKLRPLSCPEQALLQAFTVLSDDDWGKKIEALISIRSLAQHHANVLLPRLHDVCLAVNQEVKNLRSVVSHAAMVTLAHLFAHLGQDMDAEAEGAARTLLPKAGESSSFMKDMDLALGYMVYNTNPIRSMNALINGGLSCFSWFCLLVSPGSLAYPFSWCDSLVLCFFLVTNIQP, from the exons ATGGATTTTCAAAAGGAGTTCGGAAAACTCCATGCAGAAAATGAGGAGATGAAAACAATGATGCTACAGCTCCTGATTTTACGGCAGGAGCAGAATCAGAACACGATTTGTACCGCATGT CCTCATCTTCTGACCTTGCCCCACGATTCCACAACGCGTTTGGGCCCACCCCAGCCCTTGCATGCCAGTGCGGCACCTGGCCAACGGAAGCTGCTAGCCCCCATACCCCCTGcatccccccaccaccagcTGCAGCGGTCTGTGAGGTCTACGCTGAGACCCCTGAGCGCTCAGCAGAGGGAGCGCCAGGCTCGCAAGGAACTCCTGCAGGAGGTCCTGGAACTCGCTGAGGAGATCAAACTTGCCAGTCTCAATGATGCCAAGGCCTCGGACCAGACAGGCTGCTCTGTGGGCAGCCTCAGTCCTCGCAGGACCCCGCCGGCGCCCCGTACTCTGCCCTTCCTCAATTCGCCCATTGCCCCTGCTATCCCCGCCCCCCCAAAGACAACCAGCCACAGACAGTTCCAGAGTAGACTACCCCGTCTCAAGAACACCATATCACTCAATGGGGTCACTGCTGTGACAG AGCAAAAGTCTGTTGAGTCTCTGGCAGGGAGGCAGGAAGAAACGAGGGAGCAtaaggaggtgaagaagaggaAAGTGACTGAGGCGAGGCATACAAGCAAGACCCAGCCGGCCAAGAATCTGCCAGAGTTGGCCAAACTGCGCCCACTGTCCTGTCCCGAGCAGGCCCTCCTGCAGGCCTTTACAGTGCTCAGCGACGATGACTG GGGGAAGAAGATCGAGGCCCTGATCTCCATCAGGTCTCTGGCTCAGCACCACGCCAACGTGCTGCTGCCCAGGCTGCATGATGTTTGTCTGGCCGTCAATCAAGAG GTGAAGAACCTGCGCTCAGTGGTGTCCCATGCTGCCATGGTGACGCTGGCCCACCTGTTTGCTCACCTGGGGCAGGACATGGATGCGGAGGCCGAGGGCGCAGCCCGGACACTGCTGCCGAAGGCTGGAGAGTCCAGCAGCTTCATGAAGGACATGGATCTGGCCCTGGGGTACATGGTGTATAACACCAACCCCATCCGCAGCATGAACGCTCTCATCAACGGAGGGCTCAG